A single region of the Winslowiella toletana genome encodes:
- the cysC gene encoding adenylyl-sulfate kinase, with product MAATHDENVIWHSHAVTRAERESLNGHQGVVLWFTGLSGSGKSTVAGALEQALHQLGVRTYLLDGDNVRHGLCRDLGFSDDDRKENIRRVGEVAKLMVDAGLVVLTAFISPHRAERQMVRDTIGEGRFIEVFVDTPLAICEARDPKGLYKKARAGELRNFTGIDAVYEAPEQAEIQLDGEQLVTKLIAQLLDLLRGRDIIKS from the coding sequence ATGGCCGCCACACATGATGAAAATGTCATCTGGCATTCGCACGCGGTAACGCGTGCGGAGCGCGAGTCGTTAAATGGTCATCAGGGCGTGGTGTTATGGTTTACCGGGCTTTCAGGCTCGGGTAAATCGACGGTGGCCGGTGCGCTGGAACAGGCGCTGCATCAGCTGGGCGTCCGTACTTACCTGCTGGACGGTGACAATGTGCGTCATGGACTGTGCCGCGATTTAGGCTTCAGCGATGATGACCGCAAAGAGAATATCCGTCGCGTGGGTGAAGTGGCAAAACTGATGGTTGATGCGGGCCTGGTGGTGCTGACGGCGTTTATCTCTCCGCATCGCGCCGAGCGTCAAATGGTGCGTGATACGATTGGTGAAGGGCGTTTTATCGAAGTGTTCGTCGATACGCCGTTAGCCATCTGTGAAGCGCGCGATCCGAAGGGATTATACAAAAAAGCCCGCGCCGGAGAGCTGCGTAATTTCACCGGTATTGATGCGGTATATGAAGCGCCTGAGCAGGCCGAAATTCAGCTTGATGGCGAACAATTGGTAACAAAATTGATAGCGCAATTGTTAGACCTGCTGCGTGGTCGCGATATTATCAAGTCCTGA
- the cysN gene encoding sulfate adenylyltransferase subunit CysN has protein sequence MNNVIAQQIADQGGVEAWLHAQQHKSLLRFLTCGSVDDGKSTLIGRLLHDTRQIYEDQLSSLHNDSKRHGTQGEKLDLALLVDGLQAEREQGITIDVAYRYFSTEKRKFIIADTPGHEQYTRNMATGASTCDLAILLIDARKGVLDQTRRHSFISTLLGIKHLVVAINKMDLVDYKQETFEQIKQDYLDFAEQLPEDLDIRFVPLSALEGENVATPSAEMNWYSGPTLLDVLETVEVQRVVEQQPMRFPVQYVNRPNLDFRGYAGTLASGTVRVGQRVKVLPSGVESSIARIVTFDGDLQQAAAGEALTLVLKDEIDISRGDLLVEADATLKAVQGASIDVVWMAEQPLTPGQSYDVKIAGKKTRARIENIQHQVEINSLTQREVENLPLNGIGLVDVTFDEPMVLDAYQQNPVTGGMIFIDRLSNVTVGAGMIRQPQEDVQQSRGEFSAFELELNALVRRHFPHWNARDLLGGK, from the coding sequence ATGAATAACGTTATTGCACAACAAATTGCCGATCAGGGTGGCGTAGAAGCCTGGCTGCACGCGCAGCAACATAAAAGTCTGCTGCGTTTTCTGACCTGCGGCAGCGTCGACGACGGTAAAAGTACGCTGATTGGCCGACTGCTGCACGATACCCGTCAGATCTATGAAGATCAGCTCTCTTCGCTGCATAACGACAGCAAACGTCACGGTACGCAGGGCGAAAAACTTGACCTGGCGCTGCTGGTTGATGGTTTGCAGGCCGAGCGTGAACAGGGCATCACTATCGATGTGGCGTATCGCTATTTCTCCACCGAGAAGCGCAAATTTATTATTGCCGATACCCCGGGCCATGAGCAGTACACGCGCAATATGGCGACCGGTGCCTCAACCTGCGATCTGGCGATTCTGCTGATCGATGCGCGTAAAGGCGTGCTGGACCAAACTCGTCGTCACAGCTTTATCTCCACGCTGCTGGGAATTAAACATCTGGTGGTGGCGATCAATAAAATGGATCTGGTCGACTATAAGCAGGAAACGTTTGAGCAGATTAAACAGGATTATCTGGATTTTGCTGAGCAGCTGCCGGAAGACCTGGATATCCGCTTTGTGCCGCTGTCGGCGCTGGAAGGCGAAAACGTCGCGACGCCGAGCGCTGAGATGAACTGGTATAGCGGCCCGACGCTGCTGGATGTGCTGGAAACCGTCGAGGTGCAGCGTGTGGTTGAGCAGCAGCCGATGCGTTTCCCGGTGCAGTATGTGAATCGTCCTAACCTCGACTTCCGTGGTTATGCCGGTACGCTGGCATCAGGTACGGTACGCGTTGGTCAGCGGGTAAAAGTGCTGCCATCAGGCGTTGAATCTTCGATTGCCCGCATTGTGACCTTTGATGGCGATTTACAACAGGCCGCAGCCGGTGAAGCGCTGACGCTGGTTCTCAAAGATGAGATTGATATCAGCCGTGGCGATTTGCTGGTGGAAGCCGATGCCACGCTGAAAGCGGTGCAGGGCGCATCCATTGATGTGGTGTGGATGGCGGAACAGCCGCTAACCCCGGGTCAGAGTTACGATGTCAAAATCGCCGGTAAGAAAACCCGTGCGCGTATCGAAAACATTCAGCATCAGGTCGAGATTAACAGCCTGACACAGCGCGAAGTGGAAAACCTGCCGCTTAATGGTATTGGCCTGGTTGATGTGACCTTTGATGAACCGATGGTGCTGGATGCCTATCAGCAAAATCCGGTGACCGGCGGGATGATCTTTATTGATCGCCTGAGCAACGTGACCGTCGGTGCGGGAATGATTCGCCAGCCGCAGGAAGATGTGCAGCAGAGCCGCGGTGAATTCAGCGCCTTTGAACTGGAGTTAAACGCGCTGGTACGTCGCCACTTCCCACACTGGAATGCACGCGACCTGTTGGGTGGCAAATAA
- the cysD gene encoding sulfate adenylyltransferase subunit CysD, translating into MDQKRLTHLRQLEAESIHIIREVAAEFANPVMMYSIGKDSSVMLHLARKAFYPGTLPFPLLHVDTGWKFREMYEFRDRMVKNIGAELLVHRNPEGVAMGINPFVHGSAKHTDIMKTEGLKQALNKWGFDAAFGGARRDEEKSRAKERIYSFRDRFHRWDPKNQRPELWHNYNGQINKGESIRVFPLSNWTELDIWQYIFLENIEIVPLYLAAPRPVLERDGMLMMIDDDRIDLQPGEVIEQRMVRFRTLGCWPLTGAVESEAQTLPEIIEEMLVSTTSERQGRMIDRDQAGSMELKKRQGYF; encoded by the coding sequence ATGGATCAAAAACGACTCACCCATTTGCGTCAACTGGAGGCGGAGAGTATCCATATCATCCGCGAAGTGGCGGCGGAGTTTGCTAACCCGGTGATGATGTACTCCATCGGCAAAGATTCTTCTGTGATGCTGCACCTGGCGCGTAAAGCCTTCTATCCGGGAACCCTGCCGTTTCCGCTGCTGCATGTTGATACCGGCTGGAAATTCCGCGAAATGTACGAATTTCGCGACCGCATGGTTAAAAATATCGGCGCTGAATTGCTGGTTCACCGTAACCCGGAAGGGGTGGCAATGGGGATTAACCCGTTTGTCCACGGCAGTGCCAAGCACACCGATATTATGAAGACCGAAGGTTTGAAGCAGGCGCTAAATAAATGGGGCTTTGATGCTGCGTTTGGCGGTGCTCGCCGTGATGAAGAGAAGTCGCGTGCGAAAGAGCGTATCTATTCATTCCGTGACCGTTTTCACCGCTGGGATCCGAAGAACCAGCGCCCGGAGCTGTGGCACAACTACAACGGCCAGATCAACAAAGGCGAAAGCATCCGCGTTTTCCCGCTGTCAAACTGGACCGAACTGGATATTTGGCAATATATCTTTCTGGAAAACATCGAGATCGTTCCGCTGTATCTGGCGGCACCTCGTCCGGTGCTGGAACGTGATGGCATGCTGATGATGATCGACGATGACCGTATCGATCTGCAACCTGGTGAAGTGATCGAGCAGCGTATGGTGCGTTTCCGTACCCTGGGCTGCTGGCCGCTGACCGGTGCGGTTGAATCTGAAGCGCAAACGCTGCCGGAGATTATCGAAGAGATGCTGGTATCCACCACCAGCGAACGTCAGGGGCGCATGATTGACCGCGACCAGGCCGGCTCGATGGAGCTGAAGAAACGCCAGGGTTATTTCTAA
- a CDS encoding phosphoadenylyl-sulfate reductase, with translation MSVLDLATLRELPKVERVMALAEVNNQLDKLSAQERVSWALENLPGDFVLSSSFGIQAAVSLHLVTRQQPDIPVILTDTGYLFPETYQFIDTLTEKLDLNLQVFRAGQSAAWQEARYGKLWEQGVEGIEKYNLINKVEPMNRALQTLGGQTWFAGLRRDQSGSRAHLPVLAIQRGVFKFLPIIDWDNRQVYQYLQQHGLSYHPLWDQGYLSVGDTHTTRKWEPGMAEEETRFFGLKRECGLHEG, from the coding sequence ATGTCGGTACTCGATCTCGCAACATTGCGTGAATTACCAAAAGTAGAGCGCGTAATGGCGCTGGCAGAAGTGAATAATCAGCTGGATAAACTCTCCGCACAGGAGCGCGTCAGTTGGGCACTGGAAAATCTGCCGGGTGATTTTGTTCTCTCTTCCAGTTTTGGTATTCAGGCTGCGGTCTCATTGCATTTGGTCACTCGTCAGCAGCCGGATATCCCGGTCATTCTGACCGATACCGGCTATCTGTTTCCTGAGACTTATCAGTTTATCGACACGCTGACTGAGAAGCTGGATTTGAATCTGCAAGTGTTTCGCGCCGGGCAGTCAGCGGCGTGGCAGGAAGCGCGTTACGGTAAACTGTGGGAGCAGGGCGTTGAAGGCATCGAAAAGTACAATCTGATTAATAAGGTTGAACCGATGAATCGTGCGCTGCAAACGCTCGGCGGCCAGACGTGGTTTGCCGGTTTACGCCGCGATCAATCCGGCAGTCGCGCACATTTACCGGTGTTGGCGATTCAGCGTGGGGTATTTAAATTCTTGCCGATTATCGACTGGGACAATCGCCAGGTTTATCAATATTTACAGCAGCATGGCCTCAGCTATCATCCTCTGTGGGACCAGGGCTATCTGTCGGTCGGCGATACCCACACCACGCGTAAATGGGAACCCGGTATGGCAGAGGAAGAAACTCGCTTCTTCGGCCTGAAGCGTGAATGCGGCTTGCATGAAGGTTAA
- a CDS encoding DUF3561 family protein — MQNVTPMLARKDESDLEEHSWSFPGGVIGFVAYWFALAIPLVLYGSNTLFFFLYTWPFFLALLPVSVLMGIAMILLLRGRLIWTLILTTLLVVCLFWLVFSYLTGW, encoded by the coding sequence ATGCAGAACGTTACCCCGATGCTTGCCCGAAAAGATGAATCTGACCTTGAAGAGCACAGCTGGTCATTCCCCGGTGGGGTTATAGGCTTTGTTGCTTACTGGTTTGCGCTGGCGATTCCCCTGGTACTCTACGGTTCCAATACGCTGTTTTTCTTCCTCTATACCTGGCCTTTCTTCCTTGCTCTGCTGCCGGTTTCGGTATTAATGGGGATTGCCATGATTTTGTTGCTGCGCGGGCGCTTAATCTGGACGCTGATTCTGACCACGCTGCTGGTGGTGTGCCTGTTCTGGCTGGTGTTTTCGTATCTTACCGGCTGGTGA
- a CDS encoding amino acid ABC transporter ATP-binding protein, whose product MIHVNNLQKQFGDNLVLRGISCDIDPQEVVCVIGPSGSGKSTFLRCLNGLESIEGGSVEVNGFAVHDVKTNINQLRESVGMVFQRFNLFPHMTVLENLIMAPMELRKLSRKVATEQAKVLLAKVGLSDKIDAWPNSLSGGQQQRVAIARALAMEPKIMLFDEPTSALDPELVGEVLAVMKTLAQEGMTMVIVTHEMAFAREVADRVMFIDQGVIQEMGHPEQLFTAPVNPRTASFLSKVL is encoded by the coding sequence GTGATTCACGTTAATAATTTGCAGAAACAATTTGGCGATAATCTCGTACTGCGTGGCATCAGCTGCGATATTGATCCGCAAGAAGTGGTGTGCGTTATCGGTCCATCAGGCTCGGGAAAAAGTACTTTCCTGCGCTGCCTTAACGGGCTGGAAAGCATTGAGGGCGGCAGCGTTGAGGTCAACGGCTTTGCGGTGCACGATGTAAAAACCAATATTAACCAGCTGCGCGAATCGGTCGGCATGGTGTTCCAACGCTTCAATCTGTTCCCGCACATGACAGTGCTGGAAAACCTGATTATGGCGCCAATGGAGCTGCGTAAACTGTCGCGTAAGGTGGCGACTGAACAGGCGAAAGTGCTGCTGGCAAAAGTCGGGCTGAGCGATAAAATCGACGCCTGGCCAAACAGCCTGTCCGGCGGTCAGCAACAGCGCGTGGCAATTGCCAGGGCGCTGGCGATGGAGCCGAAAATCATGCTGTTTGATGAACCGACTTCGGCACTCGATCCTGAGCTGGTCGGTGAAGTGCTGGCGGTAATGAAAACCCTGGCGCAGGAAGGCATGACGATGGTGATTGTCACCCACGAGATGGCCTTTGCCCGCGAAGTCGCCGATCGGGTGATGTTTATCGATCAGGGCGTGATTCAGGAAATGGGTCATCCCGAACAACTGTTCACTGCCCCTGTTAACCCACGTACCGCATCATTTCTCAGCAAAGTTTTGTAA
- the cysI gene encoding assimilatory sulfite reductase (NADPH) hemoprotein subunit, whose amino-acid sequence MSEKHPGPLVVEGKLTDAERLKKQSNYLRGTITEDLDDGLTGGFKGDNFLLIRFHGMYQQDDRDIRAERAEQKLEPRHAMMLRCRLPGGIITPTQWLAIEKFATDNTLYGSVRLTNRQTFQFHGILKGNVKPAHQMLHEVGLDALATANDVNRNVLCSSNPVESELHQEAYEWAKKLSEHLLPQTRAYAEIWLDKEKVATTDQEPILGETYLPRKFKTTVVVPPHNDVDLHANDLNFIAIAENGKLVGFNLLVGGGLSIEHGNKATYARTASEFGYLPLDKTLAVAEAVVTTQRDWGNRTDRKNAKTKYTLERVGVETFKQEVERRAGITFEPIRPYEFTTRGDRFGWVKGIDNKWHLTLFIENGRLMDYPGRPLKSGVAEIARIHQGDFRLTANQNLIVAGVPEADKDKIEQIARASGLMESVTAQRENSMACVSFPTCPLAMAEAERFLPEFVTRVEGLMNKHGVGEEHIVLRVTGCPNGCGRAMLAEIGLVGKAPGRYNLHLGGNRIGTRIPRMYRENITEDEILASIDELVGRWAKEREADEGFGDFTIRAGVVKAVLDPARDFWE is encoded by the coding sequence ATGAGCGAAAAACATCCTGGACCGCTGGTCGTTGAAGGCAAGCTAACCGACGCAGAGCGCCTGAAAAAACAGAGCAACTATTTGCGTGGCACCATCACTGAAGATCTCGATGATGGCCTGACCGGTGGCTTTAAAGGCGATAACTTTCTGCTGATCCGTTTTCACGGTATGTACCAGCAGGATGACCGCGATATTCGCGCCGAGCGCGCCGAGCAGAAACTGGAGCCGCGTCATGCGATGATGCTGCGCTGCCGCTTGCCGGGCGGTATCATCACGCCAACTCAGTGGCTGGCAATTGAAAAATTTGCCACCGACAATACCCTTTACGGCAGCGTGCGCCTGACTAACCGTCAGACCTTCCAGTTTCACGGCATCCTCAAGGGTAATGTCAAGCCGGCTCATCAGATGCTGCACGAGGTGGGGCTTGATGCGCTGGCAACGGCCAACGACGTTAACCGCAACGTGCTCTGCTCGTCGAACCCGGTTGAGTCTGAGCTGCATCAGGAAGCCTATGAGTGGGCGAAGAAACTTTCTGAGCATTTGCTGCCGCAGACGCGGGCGTATGCCGAAATCTGGCTGGATAAAGAGAAAGTTGCCACCACCGATCAGGAACCGATTCTTGGTGAAACCTATCTGCCGCGTAAGTTTAAAACTACCGTGGTGGTACCGCCGCATAATGACGTCGATCTGCACGCCAACGACTTGAACTTTATCGCTATTGCCGAGAACGGCAAGCTGGTGGGCTTTAATCTGCTGGTCGGTGGCGGTTTGTCGATTGAGCACGGTAATAAAGCCACTTACGCGCGCACTGCCAGCGAATTTGGTTATCTGCCGCTGGATAAAACGCTGGCGGTAGCGGAAGCGGTGGTGACCACTCAGCGAGACTGGGGTAACCGTACCGATCGTAAAAATGCCAAAACCAAATATACCCTTGAGCGTGTTGGCGTTGAAACCTTCAAACAGGAAGTGGAGCGCCGGGCCGGTATCACTTTCGAACCGATTCGCCCGTACGAATTTACCACCCGTGGCGATCGTTTTGGCTGGGTGAAAGGCATCGATAATAAATGGCATCTGACGCTATTTATTGAAAATGGTCGTCTGATGGACTATCCAGGTCGTCCACTTAAATCCGGCGTAGCTGAGATTGCGCGAATTCATCAGGGTGATTTCCGACTTACCGCTAACCAGAACCTGATTGTTGCTGGGGTGCCGGAAGCCGATAAAGACAAGATCGAACAGATTGCCCGCGCCTCGGGGCTGATGGAAAGCGTCACCGCCCAGCGTGAAAACTCAATGGCCTGTGTCTCATTCCCGACCTGCCCACTGGCAATGGCGGAAGCCGAACGCTTCCTGCCTGAATTTGTGACCCGGGTCGAAGGCCTGATGAATAAGCACGGCGTTGGCGAAGAGCACATAGTGCTACGCGTAACCGGTTGTCCGAACGGCTGCGGACGTGCCATGCTGGCTGAAATTGGTCTGGTCGGTAAAGCGCCGGGGCGTTATAACCTGCATTTAGGGGGTAACCGCATCGGCACGCGTATTCCGCGCATGTATCGCGAGAACATCACAGAAGATGAGATTCTGGCGAGCATTGATGAGCTGGTTGGCCGTTGGGCAAAAGAGCGTGAAGCCGATGAAGGTTTCGGCGACTTCACCATCCGTGCTGGCGTGGTAAAAGCGGTTCTCGATCCGGCGCGTGATTTCTGGGAATAA
- a CDS encoding aminopeptidase — translation MFSTLRLRVLASLLSCGITLPVMAAQPAIGKFAEQQLRNIATLFPGRMVGSPAELLTADYLQQQFSDMGYHSDKRDFNTRYQYQHKDGSTSWRQVTGSSVIAARPGKAPQEILIVAHLDTWSPLSDSDVENNLGGLRLQGADDNAAGLGVMLELAQRLSSQPLHYGIRFVALSGEEIGHRGSEDYLARMKANEKQHTLLVINLDSLLVGDKLYFNSGSNTPAAVARQTRDRALAIAHRYGINASSHPLNKPADPFDSAGFPLLSVRAANWKLGHQDGSQQRSKSPHFPEGISRHQTERDNLSYIDRWLPGRIALRSRDSVKILLPLITELANPAEKKEP, via the coding sequence ATGTTTTCCACCCTCCGCCTGAGAGTGCTGGCCTCGCTACTCAGTTGCGGCATTACATTACCGGTCATGGCGGCACAGCCCGCTATCGGCAAGTTTGCTGAACAGCAGTTGCGCAATATTGCTACCCTTTTTCCTGGCCGCATGGTCGGAAGCCCGGCCGAGTTGTTGACCGCTGACTATTTGCAGCAGCAGTTCAGCGATATGGGCTATCACAGCGACAAACGGGATTTTAATACCCGTTATCAATACCAGCATAAAGATGGCAGTACCAGCTGGCGTCAGGTTACCGGAAGTTCGGTGATTGCCGCACGCCCGGGCAAAGCGCCACAGGAGATCCTGATCGTTGCCCATCTTGATACCTGGAGCCCGCTAAGCGACAGCGATGTCGAAAACAATCTTGGCGGCTTACGCTTACAGGGAGCGGATGATAACGCCGCCGGCCTGGGCGTAATGCTTGAGCTGGCACAGCGACTCAGCAGCCAGCCGCTGCACTATGGCATTCGCTTTGTTGCCTTGAGCGGCGAAGAGATTGGTCATCGGGGCAGCGAAGATTACCTCGCGCGAATGAAAGCCAACGAGAAACAGCATACTTTGCTGGTGATTAATCTCGACAGTCTGCTGGTGGGCGATAAGCTCTACTTTAACAGCGGCAGCAATACTCCGGCAGCGGTAGCGCGTCAGACCCGCGACCGTGCGCTGGCGATTGCTCATCGTTACGGCATCAACGCCAGCAGCCACCCGCTAAACAAGCCAGCCGATCCGTTCGACAGCGCTGGTTTTCCACTGCTTAGCGTGCGTGCGGCAAACTGGAAACTGGGCCATCAGGATGGCAGTCAGCAGCGCAGTAAGTCACCGCACTTCCCGGAGGGTATTAGCCGCCATCAAACCGAGCGTGATAACCTCAGCTATATCGATCGCTGGTTGCCTGGGCGTATCGCGCTACGCAGCCGCGACAGCGTAAAAATTCTGCTGCCGTTAATTACCGAACTGGCTAATCCGGCCGAAAAAAAGGAGCCGTAA
- a CDS encoding GNAT family N-acetyltransferase: protein MSDKDLMLSGSINDPSSVLKNSLRFGKPYSSDEIDIQQVGTLQDFFTGMSKLHAAYLKLGLVTAQPGNMLFSPWFFTAANRLFLAKVDEDVIGTIALIKQSGQGLPAEKVFAREIDQSGCCPERTAEIGSLCIDESYRGGGVLRELYAWIILYAVFFQRIDTLFIQVEARKARFYRDVLFFKQVGESRLHPAYQNKPTVLLRADVKPTLAFLRKQLSPHKHLSLREVLKSMNINHLYSKLVERMKREQAWCWTAEHARHYCDRCCVRDEALNSIQRAELQKILNRSN, encoded by the coding sequence GTGTCAGATAAAGACCTGATGTTGTCTGGATCAATCAACGATCCATCTTCAGTTCTGAAGAATTCACTGCGTTTTGGTAAACCGTATTCATCTGACGAAATTGATATTCAGCAGGTCGGTACTCTGCAGGATTTTTTTACCGGCATGAGCAAATTACATGCTGCGTATCTGAAATTGGGTCTGGTTACTGCCCAACCCGGCAATATGCTTTTTTCTCCCTGGTTTTTCACGGCAGCTAACCGGCTGTTTCTGGCTAAAGTCGATGAAGATGTGATTGGAACCATTGCGCTGATTAAACAGAGCGGGCAAGGGCTGCCTGCTGAAAAAGTGTTTGCCAGGGAAATTGACCAGTCTGGCTGCTGTCCGGAGCGCACCGCAGAGATTGGCTCGTTATGTATTGATGAGAGTTATCGTGGTGGCGGCGTTCTGCGTGAGCTGTACGCGTGGATTATTCTGTACGCCGTATTTTTCCAGCGTATCGATACCTTGTTTATTCAGGTTGAAGCGCGCAAGGCGCGTTTTTATCGTGATGTGCTGTTCTTTAAGCAGGTGGGGGAGAGCCGCCTGCATCCGGCATACCAGAATAAACCGACGGTATTGCTGCGGGCAGATGTGAAACCGACGCTGGCCTTTTTAAGAAAGCAGCTATCGCCGCATAAGCATCTGAGCCTGAGAGAAGTGCTGAAATCGATGAATATCAATCATCTTTACAGCAAACTAGTGGAGCGGATGAAGCGGGAACAGGCCTGGTGCTGGACCGCGGAACATGCGCGTCACTACTGCGACCGCTGTTGCGTCAGAGACGAAGCGCTGAACAGCATCCAGCGCGCCGAGTTACAGAAAATTCTCAATCGTAGTAACTGA
- a CDS encoding YciI family protein: MYIVYLNYHRPVEEVEALLEPHIQWLDRYFDAGVFIAAGRKDPRTGGMIMVKDIDRQRLETILAEDPFVAVAHYEVTKVNVTRAAAAFSGLVAS, encoded by the coding sequence ATGTATATCGTTTATCTGAACTATCATCGCCCGGTTGAAGAAGTTGAAGCCCTGCTGGAACCCCATATTCAGTGGCTTGATCGCTACTTCGACGCCGGGGTGTTTATTGCGGCGGGTCGCAAAGATCCGCGCACCGGCGGAATGATCATGGTGAAAGATATCGATCGCCAACGGCTGGAAACCATTCTGGCTGAAGATCCGTTTGTCGCAGTGGCTCATTACGAGGTGACAAAAGTGAATGTGACGCGCGCGGCTGCGGCATTTAGCGGACTGGTGGCCAGCTGA
- the cysG gene encoding siroheme synthase CysG, with product MDYLPIFADLKSKPVLVVGGGDIAARKIELLRRAGARVQIAARELCEELQALADHDQLEWLATSFDETQLDSVFLVIAATDDSALNARVFEAASQRHLLANVVDDQPKCSFIFPSIVDRSPLVVAISSSGTAPVLARLLREKLETLLPANLGQMADIAGQWRDKVKQRFSKMSDRRRFWERAFNGLFASQVAAGNVQGARQTLDSQLDNPEQAQGEIILVGAGPGDSGLLTLRGLQVMQLADVVLYDHLVSDEILDLVRRDADRICVGKRAGAHSVPQEETNRLLVTLAQKGKRVVRLKGGDPFIFGRGGEELQAAQQAGIPFQVVPGITAAAGATAYAGIPLTHRDYAQSVLFITGHCRPDGEGIDWPSLARARQTLAIYMGTVKAAEISQQLIAHGRDASTPVAVIGRGTRQDQQVLTGTLEHLEELAQRAPTPALLVIGEVVNLHAQLAWFQHSAQQAGRESAVVNLA from the coding sequence GTGGACTATCTTCCGATTTTTGCCGATCTCAAGTCTAAACCGGTTCTGGTGGTAGGCGGTGGTGATATTGCGGCGCGCAAAATTGAATTACTGCGTCGTGCCGGGGCGCGGGTGCAGATTGCTGCTCGCGAGCTGTGTGAAGAACTTCAGGCGCTGGCCGACCACGACCAGCTTGAATGGCTGGCGACCTCTTTTGACGAGACACAGCTTGATAGCGTGTTTCTGGTGATTGCCGCCACTGATGACAGTGCGCTGAATGCCCGGGTATTTGAAGCGGCCAGTCAACGCCATCTGCTGGCGAACGTGGTGGATGACCAGCCAAAATGCTCCTTTATCTTCCCCTCGATTGTCGACCGTTCACCGCTGGTCGTCGCGATCTCCTCCAGCGGCACCGCTCCGGTGCTGGCCCGGTTGCTGCGCGAAAAACTGGAAACGCTGTTACCGGCCAATCTCGGGCAGATGGCAGACATTGCCGGTCAGTGGCGTGACAAGGTTAAACAGCGCTTTAGCAAGATGTCAGATCGCCGTCGTTTCTGGGAACGTGCCTTTAATGGCCTGTTCGCCAGCCAGGTGGCTGCCGGTAACGTGCAGGGTGCCCGGCAGACACTGGACAGTCAGTTGGATAACCCCGAGCAGGCGCAGGGGGAAATTATTCTGGTGGGCGCCGGGCCGGGTGACTCTGGTCTGCTGACATTACGCGGTTTGCAGGTGATGCAGCTGGCCGATGTGGTGCTGTATGACCATCTGGTCAGTGACGAAATTTTGGATCTGGTGCGCCGCGATGCCGACAGGATCTGCGTGGGTAAACGTGCCGGAGCGCATTCGGTGCCGCAGGAAGAGACCAATCGCCTGCTGGTGACGCTGGCGCAAAAAGGTAAACGGGTGGTGCGGTTAAAAGGCGGCGATCCGTTTATTTTCGGTCGCGGTGGTGAAGAGCTACAGGCCGCGCAGCAAGCGGGCATTCCGTTTCAGGTGGTGCCAGGAATTACAGCCGCAGCCGGCGCTACCGCTTACGCTGGTATCCCCTTAACACATCGTGATTACGCGCAGAGCGTGCTGTTTATTACCGGCCACTGCCGTCCCGACGGCGAGGGTATCGACTGGCCTTCACTGGCGCGTGCGCGTCAGACGCTGGCGATCTATATGGGAACGGTAAAAGCGGCTGAAATTAGTCAGCAGCTGATTGCTCATGGCCGTGACGCCAGCACCCCGGTGGCGGTCATTGGCCGCGGCACCCGTCAGGATCAGCAGGTATTAACCGGTACGCTGGAACATCTCGAAGAACTGGCGCAACGCGCCCCAACGCCAGCGCTGTTGGTGATTGGCGAAGTCGTCAATCTGCACGCGCAGCTGGCCTGGTTTCAACATTCAGCACAGCAGGCCGGACGTGAGTCCGCCGTTGTGAATTTGGCTTGA